The nucleotide sequence GCTGTTGGTGTGGTTGAGTTCTACGACGGCCGGATCGCGTACCTATATGCGTCCCGCATGATGGCAgccggccaagaagactCAACAGAGATTATTGGCACCAAAGGCAAACTGACTGTCAACATCGTGCCGACTGATAACCATGTGCGGATCTACGAGCCGGGGGGTATTCGACACGAGGTTCCGCAGAACTATTGGGGTCGTTTCCGTGCTGCCTTTACGACCGAGGCCATTGAGTTTACAGATTGTGTGTTGGATGGCAAGTCAGTACCTGTTAGTTTGACGACAGCAGTTACAGCAGTACGGATCGGCGCGGCGCTGCAACAGTCAATGATTACTGGGCATAAGATTTCTTTTGACAGGAATGGTGATCAGCTCCAGATGGCTAGGCTGTGAGCAGAAGTACCCAAAAGTTCAACCATGATTGACAGGCACAGAGGTACTCGGATAGAAATTAGATAAATTTGATCACTCGGCATTCGCAGGAAACAATTTAATTCTGATTAGAGATTCCGCATCACTCAACGCTTTTGTCTAATCAAGTTTAGGTTGACGCATTTCTGGCCCCCAGCATCATTTTCGCTTAAACCTGGCCTTCGTCAATCAACTTTACTGACCTACAAGATGCGTTCGTCCCTACCTCTTCCGGGAGGTTCACAATCCTCAAGTCTCCAAACTTTTCACAGGGAATCTCCTTGCCTTTCATCCAGTTCTTCACCATCGTGGCAGGGGCTACAGATTGACGTGGCAGTATCATGAGGAAATGATGAGATGTTTGGCATTCCTTGCGGCTTGATCTGGCGTGTATCACATTTTACACTCCGGAATTCTCTTACATAGACTCTCAACGTcgtgcttcttcttggcgaggtGCTTTAAGTAAATTAAATTTCTCGTGCTTGTTTTTTGAGAATTAGAAACGGATTCCATTTAATATAGGGTAAAACTGTGCTGAGCCTGTGGCACTTGTTGCCCAGCAACTATTATCAACATAACGCCCCGCAAAAAGTTAACATACTAAACACCAACACGCGACCTTTTTTAGGGCATTTAAAACCCGACCAGTGTGCATGGATAAAAAGGATATAGTTTTATGAAGAAAATGGTGACAGGAGGTCAATGCACGGACGAAACCTGTGTAATATATCAATTGCAAGCTGTCCTTGGTACAGGAGGATGAGGGGCCGACGCAAGTAACAGATATCAAGGGTCAACTGCGATACTCGAGTGGCAATACCAATATTCGCTCCTGCACAATACTAAAGCATTTAAATTTGCGAAAAAGACATATTAGATTGTATTAAATTAACCTATTTATTCGAGGATGTCTTTCACATATTCACCGCATTGaacttatatataagaaattgTGTATGAACCATAAGGCCAGCTTGGCATACAATTAATATATGGGAACAGAAATTCCCAAAAGCATCTAGCTTTTTCTCAAACAATCGCCTTGCATCTACTCCTTAAAAGTTAGAAGTACCCTTAGTAACGGCGCCAGACTTGAGAGCAACGTTCTTTACTATGACCTTCTTGTTGTTGACGCTGGTAACGCGGACCCAGGCAATATCGTTAGGCAAAGTTCCCTTGAGGATCCACATgttggggtccttgaggcTGGTAGCCTTCCAGGTCTTGCCCCTGTCACTGCTgacctcgacagccttgacGCGGTGGGTGATGTTCTCGATGGTAGCGGCGAACCAGTACTTGGAGGCGCCACCGTGCATGTGAACTTGGAGAGGAGCCTTCCCGAGAGGGCACTCGATCCACTTCCACTTGATCCcgtcgacgccgccgccggccatGCCACCGGTGAGCTTGCTCCAGGTAGCGGGGGTCATGTCGAGATGGTTCTTGTCGCCGCCAGTCTTATTGGTGACCTATAGTACAAGTTAGGTCTAGAAACCCTAAAATAGCTAGCAGGGTAAACTTACCATAATCTTGAGGGACTTGCCCTTGTAGGAAACTTGGATGCAACCACCGCAGTTGGCACCCTTGCGCCAGATGTCCGCAGAGACACAGGTAGATCCATCAATACCAGCAGGCAAACTGTAGCCAACGAAACTACAGGCACCGTTCTGCCAGCAGTTCTCCTCAGTGCAGCCATCAGAACTACCATAGCGAGTTCCGAGGCCGGTATAAACCGGGTTTTTGCTGACGGCTGCGGCATTGATAACCGTCGAGACAGTGGCCACTAAGGTGACAAAATAAGTGGTGAATGTACCAAAAATCATAGTGAATTGAATTTTGAAAAGAATGTATTGTGTTGAaaatgaatggatggagaaTTACGTTCTAGAAGACAAGTAGCCGCAGCCTTATATAACCCCGACTAATTTCCTACCCGACAGTGGCCCAGTCCTGTTCATCTCTAAGACATGCCACTACGCGACCCCCACACATTTGATGCTACTTTATAATGGTCCAGACTTTGCATTGGCGGCCACTTTAGCGTAAGTCTACGTCTCTCAGCCAGAAATCTCACTCTCACGCTGCAAAATGATTGCATCCACCGATCCCTCTAATATTCCAATCGTATGGTCATTGCCGGTTTATCCGGAGAGTTTGCACTAATTGCTTCGGGCTCTTCCAGTTTGACAGTAGGGATATCAAACTAAACACGCATACCTTTGTCTAATCCATGCTCTATGGGACTGAAGAAAAAAGATTCGATAATTAAGGCGCTCTAGAAATGAGTGTCCCATGTCAGTGATTATCCCAAATGGGGGCTACCCTTAGGTGCTGGGGTCACTCACTAAAGGAGCCGAGGAGAGGGGCCAGAGGGCAGCGAAAGTTAGTGAAATTTTTCTCTTAAAAAAAGGATTAAAATAATTAGGAAGATAAGCTTTGCGGTACACGCGTCAAGACCTATACTATGCCTTGAGGAACGAATGACTCTTATCTTAGAGGACGGGCGAAGAAGGGGGGCTCAAACAAAAACCCTAAGGACCTTTTCACGTGATGTTGTGTAAACTTCGCGACAAAAACAATCGCGTCATCCGCGTCTCTGCTCCTGATTCTGAAACGTGGAAATGTTAATGGCTCCGCTAGCGCCCTGCCGCCTGAGCGCTTGGGCCAACTCTTGTCTGAAACTTCGGTGTGCTGAGGACCCGAGCGTCCATCGCTTGTGCCCTTGATGCCCATTCCCCCAAGGCCTCACTCCTCCAGATGGTGATACCGCCGCCTCCTTTTtcatttctttttttccttctttggTTGGATTGGGCTCAGCGGGTCACCAATGGCAGACATTCCGGGAATGATTCAGTACTTGGGTCCTCGCAGATCCTCCTTCGCCAAGAGCAACAAGGTGCAGGTCCTGTCGTACAGTCGATTCAAGTTCATCTGTGATTGAGGTGGTGCCAACTTACATGGATGGCTTCCCTCCCCGATGATCCCAAGGTTTCgaaaggaggaggacgcGTGTTCATGTGCAAGGAAGCCTACATCAGTACAGCTATACACAAGTAGGTAGTTCAACGCCTCCTGCGAATATCCCTCCTTTGACGCCAGCTGCCTGTCAGTCAGCCCTCTAGTTCTATCCACGCTCGCCCAGCTAGATTGTTTGCTTGCCGCTGTGTTGTCCACCCCTTCTTTGCATTTGCTCAGAATGCGTACACCTCGatctcgcttcttcttcattcaACACGCCATGATGCCCCTTTGCCATTCTCGATCTTCGATCCCGACGGCATCAGCGCTACTGGGCCGTGGTCGTACGACATATCATCATCCGTAACGCGAACTCTACCCGACTGCTAGCTATCATCGCTATGCCCTCGTCAGTCTACTGATGCAGCTTTTGACCTCTTTCTTGATTTCTCTGGGAACTTCAGCTGCGATGAGTTTGCTCAAGCCGCTGACGTCCCTGGACGACTCGTGCTCCGCCATCTACAAGAACATCCTTTACTCCTTCACGCCCGAGGCCTTCTTGTCCCTGTCTTTGAAGGAAGGTGCAAAATGGAAGAAGCTGGTGATGGGAGAGAAGGTTTCGGGGGCCGTCTGTGTTGGGGCGACCCCCGATGATACCATTCAAGCTAGCCTCTTTGTCCTGGGTGGAACCAGCGGCTTGGGTGGTTATACTGGGCTGCAAAAGTACACCTACTGGACAGGCAAGTGGACTACCATCACCCCCTCCAAATTGATCACGAAAGATCGCCTGTGGCATGGCTTGACGTACATCAAGGCCAGCGATGCCATCCTTATCTACGCCGGTAGCTGAGACGGAGTCGCGCTCCCCTCGGGCGAAACCTTCACCATCCAGGCATCCGAGCCCTATAGCGTTAACTCCCATGGTCATGACTCTAGCCCCGGTGTCAAGCCTATTCTTCTCAACTGGTCTGATGCCGATGCTTGCTTGGTCGGCGGCAACACTAGAAATATTGCCGTTGCCTTGTTCAACCCGGCTACAGGTTGGAGGGAATCGGGAGCCACCTTGGCAGAACCCCTGTCGAAGGACGCGGGTTCTATTCAGGCCCTTGTGATGCCAGGGGATTATGGCTCCAAGAGCCTCTACCCCTTCGATCTCTCACAATCTCCGAACCTGGTCCGCCGATTTGttctccaagatgcctccGGCGCGCCCTTTTCTAACTCGGTCGCCGTCACCAAGAAGAATCTCAATCTGTCCTTATACGACTGGCCAGAGTACAACTCGACGCTTGCGCCAACCGCTACACGGCGGAATTTTGCCATTGCCCAAGGCGCAGACGGCAAGGTTATCTTCTCTGGTGGTAATTCCGAAGTGCCTCTTGCCGTATTCAATGCTACCGAGAACTCGTGGCTCGATACTACTCGGGTGTTCGATGCCGAGAATCAAAAGGTTCTGTCCGACAGCAGGTTGACCCCTTCAGCTTTCTCAGCTACCGAGACAGCTGGTTCAACCAAGTCGGCCAAGCCAACTTCCACCAAGACGAGGTCGTCAACCTTAGCGATCCCGACTATCTTGTCAACAGGCAGCTCAAGCGCTTCTCTGACAATACCGGAGGCCAGCGCCTCGGCCATGACGGACGCTGCAGTTGTGGCCGCTGGCAGCAGTGACGATGATTCTGGTCTCAGCTCCAACGTCATCTTGGGTATCACACTTGGATCGATCCTCGGattcttgaccttgtttggtctgctgttgttgctctTGGCGCGGCGGCGCAAGGCCAGGAGAAAAGGTATGGAGGCTAGCAGCACCAGGCACTTTGGCAACGGCTCACGCCAGCTACTCTTGCGCGGCCAAACCCGTGGCCACAACGCCCCGCTGTCTCAGGAATCCTACTCATCCATGGCTATTTTGCTAGATCGCACCGGGAAGCAAAAGACCAGTCTAACCCGGAAGCCTACCAACGAACGACTCGAAGCTCCGGCAGCTTTTATGTCTGGCAACCGCCAATATCGCAAGCCGGCAGCAGCTCTAACCGACCCAGAACGCCTTCCGCTTCGGCATGACAGATGCCGTGTAGGCCCCACAAAATCCAAGTGAGGTAGCCCACCCCAGGGTCCGCACAGCTGGGCAGCTCTTCATCGGGCCGTGGCGCCGGCCATGGACTATGCCTCGGTCATCTGCGGCAACGCCAAAGCAGTCATGCACTTTGCTAGCCGAATTGCATATTGCTTTTGTCGAGCCGAGGTGGCTAGCTGTCAGTTTGCAGGGGCATCTCATCAACTGCCATCCGTTCGAAGGAGACCCGAGCGTTGATCATTGACCAACTGACCCTCTGACATTCGAGTCCGGCAGGGGACGTCATTCCGTCGTTCCAGCCTGATGGTTCTTGGCATTGTGGATGGCCAATTGTGGACAATTCTCGCAAGGAGAGTTCTGATCGCAACAATGCGTCCGCGATTACGGAAGAAATAgttatataacttagttacTGCAGTTGATATGGTAATTATTCCATAGGGGCCATACGTCACAATGCACCAACATCCTTTTCGCAGtatctcctctcttctctcccttcaATAACACTTCTACAGCCGCTGCATGGCTTGCAAGGTACCGGTATAAGGCTCGGGGTTCCCCGCAATGAGCTCTGATCCACCAGGTCATCGGACTTTCCTCATTGGGGAAATGCCCCTCGGAGACGGACTGCGCCAATCGCCGAGGTTGGTGCGCCAAATCCCTGGCCAGCTGCAATATGCCTCGTGCTGCACATTGCCATCACATTCAATGGGAAGGCCATGCATGGAAGTATGTGTAACGTGGCCCACGGCCTCGCACAACCTTGAGCCACTCCCTCCCGACTCCCCGGTGCAGTCGcgattgcttgcttggcgTCGCATATGATAGCCGATATGTCAGGGCAACGAGAGGTCAGCACCAAGGACGCCACCAAGTGAGCCTTGGACGCCTTCATCTGGACTTGACGCAAAGTGTCACGAGGTTCAGGACTTGGAGCCATTCGATAAGGGGCCAAGACCAATAGCTTAGGTGCGGGGCTGGCCGGTCGGAAGCTGAAGGGGATTTGCTCGTTTGTTTGGCAAACGCGTTTGCTCGATCCGCAACAACTGGCTGAAAGGTAGGCCATATACTCTTCTGTAGCCACCCGTTCGCAGTTCGGCTATAGCACGTAGATGCCCTGACTGCGAGGCTCCGCGAGTGCAGGTTTCTGTCGAGGCTCGTCGTTGAGTTTTCAATCGTAGACGTTATTACTCATTACCCAAGATTGACTTTCCCTTCATGACGGTGGCGGATATCTGAGAACTACCTGACATCACAAAATTCGAGATGCTGACAGCGCGGTGCACCTGTTGGTTTCCTGCACGCCTCCGAAACAGGCGATAAGTTGCATCTCATCTGATGTTGTGCCCCAGCTGACTGACAGGAACCATGAGCTCTCGGCCTGATTGTCCAGGTTGAGATTGACCACACCATACTCAGCAATTCGCTTGCTCTGCGACAGGTCACTAGTTGTCACCAAATACCAGCATTACGAAAGTCCAAAAACAACATCGTGCATGATGTGGCcgtcgccaaggaggctgctgcAGGGGCCAGGGTACCACTCGGGTAGTGTAACCGAAGATCAATGCGCACCAGTTCATCGTCTAGGGCTGCGAGAACTGCTATCTAACGTTAGCGCGGTGATCAAACCTGCATACGCCCCTCCTTCATTACCTCACATAGCTCTTTAGTGGTGTTCTCAAACGGTGAGACTCAATGAATCAGGTGGCAGGTCGGACACGGCGGCTGCTGAGAAGCGCTTCGGTTTCACAAGTGGCGGAAACGGAGACACCAACAAAGGGAAGAATCGCCTTTTGCAATAAGGTCATCCACGAATTGCTATCATCTGTTCGTCGCTTTGCCCTGCTCAACATACACCCCATTCCGAAATTTCCCCGCTTCTCAGAAACATTATCGAGATAAGAGGGCATTTGTGTGCCCAGTCATATTGAGCCGCCTTCATCACGCCACAGCCTACGGAGATGCTTACCGCATTCGACACGTCGCGCAAGCAAATCTCGAAAGAGTTTAGTAATACGGGTCAGCCACAAAAGACCCTGAAAACGGTAAACCCCCCATGGATGAACTACGCAACACAAGGAAAGCCTCTTGCGGTATGGAGTGACTAACAGGCCAATTGCATCCCCGTCATTCCGAATTCTTTCATAtccccctccatcttcaacaagccACCAGCAGGGGTCTCTCCAATCTCGTCTTGTCATATCATATGTCTTCCAGCTCCGTTTGAATCCCGCCTTTATCCTTGCTCGGTCCGGCCAGGCTGTTCCGGCTGCCAAGATGTGGCCCCTCGCTGAACCCCCTCCTCTAATGCTTGTACATAACGCTGGGACTCGTGGACGAGGTAGTTCTGGATGAGGGCGCAGTTGCACCCCGAATGCTGTAGAAGTTCCATTTTAAGGTTATAAACCTCGAGGGTCAGGTCGGTCACGCAT is from Fusarium keratoplasticum isolate Fu6.1 chromosome 11, whole genome shotgun sequence and encodes:
- a CDS encoding Expansin-like EG45 domain-containing protein, whose amino-acid sequence is MIFGTFTTYFVTLVATVSTVINAAAVSKNPVYTGLGTRYGSSDGCTEENCWQNGACSFVGYSLPAGIDGSTCVSADIWRKGANCGGCIQVSYKGKSLKIMVTNKTGGDKNHLDMTPATWSKLTGGMAGGGVDGIKWKWIECPLGKAPLQVHMHGGASKYWFAATIENITHRVKAVEVSSDRGKTWKATSLKDPNMWILKGTLPNDIAWVRVTSVNNKKVIVKNVALKSGAVTKGTSNF